One region of Verrucomicrobiota bacterium genomic DNA includes:
- a CDS encoding galactose mutarotase yields MEKFIFGKTADERTVEIFTFVNQNGLKAKVTSYGALLTELHVPDRDGKLGDVVLGFEDLESYVKGHPHFGCTTGRFANRIARGKFALNGKAYQLACNNGPNHLHGGPKGIDKKVWSAVPVKSAKGEAIKFSYLSPDGEEGYPGNLQIEVTYTLTHDNELQIDYSAACDQPTPINLTNHSYFNLAGAGHGDILAHELRLNADFYTPVDETSIPTGEILRVAGTVMDFTKPTLIGSRFAQLTNKPVGYDHNYVLNKAHPGELTLAAEARDPKSGRVMQVLTTEPGVQLYTANYLDGRFTGKGGKVYRQHAAFCLECQHFPDSVNRPYFPPVILNPGQRYTQTTVHRFSVK; encoded by the coding sequence ATGAACGGACCGTCGAGATTTTCACTTTCGTGAACCAGAACGGGCTGAAAGCGAAAGTGACCTCCTACGGCGCGTTGCTGACGGAACTTCACGTGCCGGATCGCGACGGCAAACTGGGCGACGTCGTCCTCGGTTTCGAGGATTTGGAAAGCTACGTGAAAGGGCACCCTCATTTCGGGTGCACGACCGGGCGGTTCGCCAATCGCATCGCCAGGGGCAAATTCGCTTTGAACGGAAAGGCGTATCAACTCGCGTGCAACAACGGTCCGAACCACCTCCACGGCGGCCCCAAAGGCATCGACAAAAAGGTCTGGAGCGCCGTGCCCGTCAAGAGCGCGAAAGGCGAAGCGATCAAGTTCAGTTACCTCAGCCCGGACGGCGAGGAAGGCTATCCGGGGAATCTCCAAATCGAAGTCACCTACACGTTGACGCACGACAACGAGCTGCAGATCGACTACTCCGCCGCGTGCGACCAACCCACGCCGATCAATCTGACCAACCATTCCTATTTCAATCTCGCCGGCGCCGGCCATGGCGACATCCTGGCGCACGAATTGCGGCTTAACGCCGACTTCTACACGCCCGTGGACGAGACGAGCATTCCGACCGGAGAAATTCTTCGCGTGGCCGGCACGGTGATGGATTTCACGAAGCCCACGCTTATCGGCTCTCGTTTCGCGCAATTGACGAACAAGCCGGTTGGCTACGACCACAACTATGTGCTCAACAAAGCGCATCCCGGCGAACTCACCCTCGCCGCCGAAGCCCGCGACCCGAAGAGTGGCCGCGTGATGCAAGTCCTGACGACGGAACCGGGCGTTCAGCTCTACACGGCGAATTACCTCGACGGCCGGTTTACGGGCAAAGGCGGGAAGGTTTATCGCCAGCACGCCGCGTTCTGTCTCGAATGCCAGCACTTCCCGGATTCAGTCAACCGACCTTATTTCCCACCCGTGATTCTGAATCCCGGCCAGAGATACACCCAGACGACGGTG